Genomic DNA from Solanum pennellii chromosome 3, SPENNV200:
TCTGTTGTGCATCCTGTATCCTGTCACAACATCTTCAGTAACTGAACCATAAATCCATCCGACACGTTGTCCCCACTCTGTCTTCTCCTCATACCAGCAGGAGATGACACTGATGGCCTCTGCAACTGTTGATGCATCAAGATGCTCTCGAGGAATGGTCAAAGCACCAGGAGGCCGTCCATTCTTCACAGCTGGGTGATCTGCCAAAGGACGACCTTGGAACTCCGCCACAGGAATTGAATCAATAAGAACTGCTGAGTTCCCAAAAGCCTTGGGAGCCAGTGAGAGATTCATTTCTTCATCGTCTGAATCACCTCGTCGCAAGGCCCGATGTTCTTCTGATGTATTAACATGCTTCTTTTTGCGACCATAGCAGCAGCTACAGCAACCGGACTGGTGATCCTTGGAGCGAGGTGGATCAAAACCATAAAGGGCTACCCTCCGAAAGAGACATCCAGTTCCCACATACATTGGACCCTGTAGCCCATCAAGGGCCCTCATGTTACCATCGAAAAAGACAGTATTACGATTGGCATACCTGTCAGATGGGTCAATGCCCTCAAACCTCTGTGGGAACTGAACATAGCAAAGACGATCCCCTCCCCTATCCATCATAAAACACATACCTTCCCTGATAGCCTGGGAGTTGTAAACGTAATGGTCACAATCAAGGTTAAGAATAAATGCACCATTGGACATGATCGCAGATGCTCGAACCAGGGCATTCATAGCACCTGCTTTCTTATTGTGATCATAGCCAGGACGCTTCTCACGGGAAACATAAACAAGCATGGGAAGACGGATATCAACATCAGTCAGGTCAATAATCCCATCTTCATTGTTACCATGTAGTGGATCATCACTTGGAGGTTTCAACATCACCTGCATATTTGAAAACATGATCACATTAATAGCTACAAAAAACTCAATTTGTTAATTTGAATGTAGGCGAAATTCCAAAGAATTTAGAGTAGACACTTCAAGAATATTACCTGTATTATTCCAGCATGATCCCCCTTGGAATGCTCCGGTCCAGAATTCAACCATGTCCCAGGCCAATGGGTTCCATCTGCCATCCACGTAGCTTTTGGGATCTTTACATTCTCTAAAGGTTCATCATCAGTCTTTTGCCTCTGTTGCTTCATGGCCTTAATTTCTTCCCTTGCATGATAAGCATCAGACCTACGGCGAATGGAATCCGGCAAGCTATTGATACGAACCTTAAACTCATCATACTCACGCTTTGCCCGCCTACGATCCTTAACAAAGTCTTGCTTTACCTTGTTTTTGTAAGGATCCTTCTTTAAATTGAAGTAACTTTCTGGATTTCTAGGTTCAATGTTATGTTTACGACAAAATGGTACCCATAAATTAGCAAAACTTGCAGCTTCTGCCATTGCCTCAAAGGTCAAAAGGGCACCTCCATCATCAGAGACATAACAAGCAAGTTTTTCTACAGGATAATCTGCAGCTAGAATGGACAATATAGTATTAGCAGTCACAAGAGGGGGTTCCTTCTCTGGATCAGCGGTAGAGACAAACATATCAACACCAGGGAGATCAGATCTCCCAGTAGGATTGCCTGGGCTTGGTGTTTCAAATTTGTCTTTCAAGACACTAAGATCAGTTGCACGGTTGATCGGGCAAAGCTTGGGCAATTGATCAAGAATCCAAGAGAAAGCAAACCATATTTCACAAACAACAGACATCCCCCACAACCAAACTGCATCATTGTTGGGATGATTCACTCTCCATGCCAAAAAAAGTCCAAGTACAACAAACCGAATGACGATCAAAAGTCtgaatagaagaaaaaatagaaaaagaaagtaCATGTCAGCTCAAAATATCTGAAACCTGTGGATTGTCATCACATGAGATAAAAGCTAGACAAACCAATGAACCACTTCCTTCTTTTTCTCTCCAGTTTATTGGCAAGGGTCCTTTGGATTATCAAAGATAAGGGATTTAACACTAAAGCTGGAATAATAGTGATAGCACTATtcaggagaggagaaaaagaaacatATGCAGAGTTTCCTTTTTGTCAAAATCTTataactaaagaaaataaagacaGCAGGCCGGATCTTTTTTCCTTGGAAAGTATTAGTTCATTGAATGATCTAACATCTGATATATTGCACCCTTGTGTGGTTCAAGTAACAGCAACCAAATATAGGAAATTTTTCGCCAATATACTagcttttttttcatttaagagTAACCTAGTTCTGAAACACATATAGCATATGTTAGGAGAAAAATGCATGCAGTTAAAATTTGGTAGAGAAACATggaaataatgaattaaaaggtAGCTGAGGTCAATGGAGAAACTGCATGTTAGGGACAGATGAAGCAAAAGCAGAAGACCAAACGAGCTGCTAGTTATCCAAACGAGCTGCTAGTTATTCTTCAAACCCCGAAAAAGAGTGATAAAGTAGAGCTTACAGCTcctgataaaagaaaaaaaagaactagAGCTTACAGCTATTAGTATCAAAATTAGAACACGACATAAAAGGACTCTGAAGAGTAAAAGGGTAAATGTCTTACCTATAAGGACTTAGGATAGCAGCAGGAATTTTCAATTTGCGCGTAAGTGGCCTCCATGGTTTGCTCATCAGTTCAGTAGGCTCCATAATATCATCATCTTTTCCATTTACAAATCCACCTTCTTTTGGCCATATAGCATTTCCATACCCATATGTGCCCTTTGTTTCAAACAACCAACGGTTGTGATCAAACTCTGAAGTATGGCTCCTAATCAATCCCGACTTAGTTGATTTCATAATTGACAACCTTCTCTCCATCCTTGACATCCCACCTGGCCCAGTGAGAGGAAGCGGACGATTGTTTCCATTAGTTTCCTCCCAGTCAGTGACTTTATATTGCTCCTTACACCCCGGACATATACCATCACCGGTTTTGACAGCATCCAGGTAACAGTCTCTGCATATCTTGAAATCACATTCACATGGAACAATATCAATGCCCCTTTCATCACTCATCACTTTAGCATCACATCCAGGGATAGCGCACGACGACCCTTTTGCACCCGCCATTTGGGGATGATTCGCCTCTGATTCAATCACCTTGTCCATAAGATGAGCACGTGTAACAGAATTAAAACCACCCGTGAAAAGTGAACTGGATACATACTGCTCTTCGACCTTCTGAGAAATAGAATCCATGGGCTGATTGTCAGGAGTCGGAGGGAGATGTACCATATAGTTCATATAGTCACTGCTGCTAAGTTCACTATCAAGATCATCCCTTGAGTAGTTCACATATCGGCCGGAAGAAGTACGCCGTTGGAAAGTCACATGTGGAGGAAGTGGGGGTTTCCCATGCTGTGGATCAGGCAAATCTGAGGATGTTGACAGAGATGATCTACTAGCTTTGAATGATTTTGAAGCCATTTTCATAGACTGATTCTGATTTAAACCAAGATCCTGAAGAAAGAAAACACTAACCTGGTTCAAGTTTGAAATGCATATGTAAATATCTCATTATCAACATGCTCTATCATTATCCTTCTCGACGGAGGAAAACAACCAAATACTCAAATGTAGACATCTGGAGATCATAATTCAAAAAGCATACTTGCAAAGAAATACTATAATGATGACAAATAACTACCAAATGCCAAAAGCTTTGAAGTCTTTTAAGTATTGGTAGATTAGATTCCCAAAACATATGTCATGATCAAACCCTTCCATCATGCCAAAAGCTATAGCTAATAGCAAATGCAcaactttatttcttaactaAGCCCACCAAGAAAGCGCCATGTTCGATCATGAATCCAAATTCCAAACCAAGCCACCCCAACCCCCTCGTGGACCTTGCCATAAGCAGGATGTTGACTATAGCCAATATCTTAgcctttttcttttatcataaacttgGCTTGAACAGAAACCGTAAAAGCTTGCAACTTGAAGAGAGATGCACAATTTGTACATGAAATTCAAATGTAGTCAAACTTCAAGTCAATTGTACACAAAAAGCTATTAATCTAGCAGAAATCACATACTGATAGACACATTAATGAGATCAAGATGAACAGATCCAAATGATCTTTCCATAGACCACCCAAGTCCCAGTTCATGAATAACAATCAGCAactaaattacataaataaaaataaaaatgaagcaATTGGTCACTGCTAAAGCATAAAAGCGACATGCTCAGACAAGtaataaaatgtaaaaagacCTTTACATGAATTGAACAGTAAAAAGAGACAGCAGACTGTACCTATCAATGAGATAAGAAATGCTAGGCCATCATTTTCTGAGAATCAAAATTCCAAGAGACTTGAATCTCAGCAACCAAACCAATTTACTTACTACCAACTTATCAGTTTATGGATCTTTCAAATCCAATACTAAAttcacaaaattttcaaaatgggtAATGAACCATTTCAACTTTCTTCTGCATATAGTAGAGCTAGAAGACTCATTAGCCCCAAAGCTTCAATCTTTTTCAGAAATCAAGAATGGGGTTTTGCACCCTTTATCTTAATGTGGAtggacataaaaaaaaatcaaacaaatgtaagcataaaaatgtaaaaatggGTAATTGAGGCTATTCTTGAAAagccaaagaaaaaaaagttcctttgaaagaaaagggagaaaattaaAGGAACTTGTTTTTGAATCTTTTCACTTCAATTTGTGTGTATAGCTTTAAATAAATAAGCACAAAGAATAAGTTTCACTGTTTTTCTTACTAATGATGTTCTGTAATGGCGTgtttgtcttcttttttttttttttaaattttattaatatattttaaaggaaaggacaaagaaaggaaaattttcGTCTATTTTCGCCAACGTGGTGATGGCCGATGGGGTGTCGGAAAAGGGCAAATCAGATATTATTGGCAAGTTGGAGGTTATTTTTGGTATATAAATTTGACAAATTTGGTTTGATGATTATGAAACTGGACTTTAAAAGCAAATAGAATTGAATTGAGTAGTCAACATTCAAGATTCCCAttaataattacttaattatggCTATAGTTAAATTCCCCTCACTATTTTCATCCATTtaccccttttctttttttggatgTGGGAGTGGTTATCTTTGAGTAAaattaatatcattaataatttaacataaagTTATTGTAACGTTTGATCgtcaataacaaataaaatttgtatgaaATTATGCGAGaatgttaaataaaatatgaaataaaaatatcattgttCAGCAATACGAGAAAGAATTTATCTAAAGACAATGAGTTCAAATAAATGGAATATCTTTTTAGGTTAAAGCAACCAAAATATTATCCAAGAAGATATTCGGTGTAATCCTATAAATGAATTCTGATGATTATTAGAATAGATTCtcaactaaaagaaaaaatcaattgacgtgaaaaagtaaaaagtaaaagagATGATCAAATAACAGCTTACAAAAGAAGCATAGCAACAAATATTTATACACATTAGAGAGAAAGAAACCacatgatacataaatcatacttctaaaaaatatgacGACATTCAACTACCTATTAACATTCTACTTTAATACTCAACTTTCATATATTCCTATCTAAGGTCATATCGTCAGTCAacttaaattatgttgtgacTTGTTTAATCAGCTTTCCAATTTTTTTCAACCTACCACTTCTCCTAACTCATATGCTTCAACTAACTTCTCAGTTCTCACACTTCTTCACATATCCAAAACTTGCTAGTCTCGCTTTCCTCATCTTATCCGTCACAAAAACAACTCTCATCTTATCTCGTACAATTTCGTTGTTACTCATATCTCTCCGAATATATCCACATAGATAAGATTTTCATTTGTACCCATTCTTAAATCTAATGAATAGTGGGTGGTGAAAGAAGCAAAGGTTGTAAAAGAAAGCCCCAAAAGTTGTAGTGTAATTACAGAAGTGCCACAATGATGGTAAACGCGTAATTAGCGGAACGCAT
This window encodes:
- the LOC107014610 gene encoding cellulose synthase-like protein D3, which gives rise to MKMASKSFKASRSSLSTSSDLPDPQHGKPPLPPHVTFQRRTSSGRYVNYSRDDLDSELSSSDYMNYMVHLPPTPDNQPMDSISQKVEEQYVSSSLFTGGFNSVTRAHLMDKVIESEANHPQMAGAKGSSCAIPGCDAKVMSDERGIDIVPCECDFKICRDCYLDAVKTGDGICPGCKEQYKVTDWEETNGNNRPLPLTGPGGMSRMERRLSIMKSTKSGLIRSHTSEFDHNRWLFETKGTYGYGNAIWPKEGGFVNGKDDDIMEPTELMSKPWRPLTRKLKIPAAILSPYRLLIVIRFVVLGLFLAWRVNHPNNDAVWLWGMSVVCEIWFAFSWILDQLPKLCPINRATDLSVLKDKFETPSPGNPTGRSDLPGVDMFVSTADPEKEPPLVTANTILSILAADYPVEKLACYVSDDGGALLTFEAMAEAASFANLWVPFCRKHNIEPRNPESYFNLKKDPYKNKVKQDFVKDRRRAKREYDEFKVRINSLPDSIRRRSDAYHAREEIKAMKQQRQKTDDEPLENVKIPKATWMADGTHWPGTWLNSGPEHSKGDHAGIIQVMLKPPSDDPLHGNNEDGIIDLTDVDIRLPMLVYVSREKRPGYDHNKKAGAMNALVRASAIMSNGAFILNLDCDHYVYNSQAIREGMCFMMDRGGDRLCYVQFPQRFEGIDPSDRYANRNTVFFDGNMRALDGLQGPMYVGTGCLFRRVALYGFDPPRSKDHQSGCCSCCYGRKKKHVNTSEEHRALRRGDSDDEEMNLSLAPKAFGNSAVLIDSIPVAEFQGRPLADHPAVKNGRPPGALTIPREHLDASTVAEAISVISCWYEEKTEWGQRVGWIYGSVTEDVVTGYRMHNRGWKSVYCVTKRDAFRGTAPINLTDRLHQVLRWATGSVEIFFSRNNALLSSSKMKFLQKIAYLNCGIYPFTSIFLIVYCFLPALSLFSGQFIVQTLNVTFLVYLLIITVTLCLLAVLEVKWSGIELEEWWRNEQFWLIGGTSAHLAAVLQGLLKVVAGIEISFTLTSKSAGDEEDDDFADLYLVKWTSLMIPPITIMMVNLIAIAVGFSRTIYSVIPQWSRLLGGVFFSFWVLAHLYPFAKGLMGRRGRTPTIVFVWSGLIAITISLLWVAINPPAGTTQIGGSFQFP